The Acidobacteriota bacterium genome includes a window with the following:
- a CDS encoding M20/M25/M40 family metallo-hydrolase, whose protein sequence is MTQSAIRLASAFAFALVFVAALPAAAQQEATDIGARLMADAAVKTAVEAIKAAEPKTIEDQIALCEVEAPPFKEQKRAELYARMFREAGLQNVRIDKEGNVLGDRPGAQPRPRLVFSAHLDTVFPEGTDVKVKRDGQILRGPGIGDDCRGLAVVLAVIRAMNQAKVQTAGSITFVGTVGEEGLGDLRGVKYLFNEGMKGQIDRFVSVDGTGLGITHIAVGSLRYRVTFKGPGGHSYGAFGLSNPLHALGRAVDTISQFEVPSDPKTTFNVGRVGGGTSVNAIPFESWFEMDMRSASPSALQALDAKFHRAVDDAVKAEDARWKKSGLTVDKALVGNRPAGQTAATSPMVQAAVSVTRALGFPVTLDEGSTDSNIPMNLGIPAITIDGGGRGTGAHALDEAFDPTNSWQGSQRALLVAIALAQQ, encoded by the coding sequence ATGACGCAATCTGCCATTCGCCTCGCTTCAGCATTCGCATTCGCCCTCGTTTTTGTCGCGGCGCTGCCGGCGGCCGCGCAGCAGGAGGCGACCGACATCGGCGCCCGGCTCATGGCCGACGCCGCGGTGAAGACCGCGGTCGAAGCGATCAAGGCCGCCGAGCCGAAGACGATCGAAGATCAGATTGCGCTATGCGAGGTCGAGGCGCCGCCGTTCAAGGAACAGAAGCGCGCCGAGCTCTACGCCCGCATGTTCCGCGAGGCCGGCCTGCAGAACGTGCGCATCGACAAGGAAGGCAACGTGCTCGGCGATCGCCCCGGCGCGCAGCCGCGCCCGCGCCTGGTGTTTAGCGCGCACCTCGACACCGTGTTTCCCGAAGGGACCGACGTGAAGGTGAAGCGCGATGGCCAGATCCTGCGCGGTCCCGGCATTGGCGACGACTGCCGCGGCCTGGCCGTGGTGCTGGCGGTGATTCGCGCGATGAACCAGGCCAAGGTTCAGACCGCCGGTTCGATCACCTTCGTCGGCACGGTGGGGGAGGAAGGCCTGGGCGACCTGCGCGGCGTGAAGTACCTGTTTAACGAAGGGATGAAAGGGCAGATCGATCGCTTCGTCTCAGTCGACGGCACCGGTCTCGGCATTACCCACATCGCGGTGGGGAGCCTCCGTTACCGGGTCACGTTCAAGGGGCCCGGCGGCCACAGCTACGGTGCCTTTGGCTTGTCGAACCCGCTGCACGCGCTCGGACGCGCCGTGGACACCATTTCCCAGTTCGAGGTCCCGAGCGATCCCAAGACGACGTTCAACGTCGGGCGGGTTGGTGGCGGCACGTCGGTCAACGCCATTCCGTTCGAGTCGTGGTTCGAGATGGACATGCGCTCGGCGAGCCCGTCGGCGCTGCAGGCGCTTGACGCCAAGTTTCATCGCGCCGTCGATGACGCGGTGAAAGCCGAGGACGCGCGCTGGAAGAAGAGTGGGCTGACGGTGGACAAGGCGCTCGTCGGCAACCGGCCGGCCGGCCAGACCGCGGCCACCTCGCCGATGGTGCAGGCCGCCGTTTCGGTGACGCGCGCGCTTGGCTTCCCGGTCACGCTGGACGAGGGCTCGACCGATTCCAACATCCCGATGAACCTGGGCATACCGGCGATCACGATCGATGGCGGCGGTCGCGGGACCGGCGCGCATGCGCTGGATGAAGCGTTTGATCCGACCAACTCGTGGCAGGGATCGCAGCGCGCGTTGCTCGTCGCGATTGCGCTCGCGCAGCAGTAG